In Nitrospiria bacterium, the genomic window CTGCAGGCACCGCGCGATTTCGGGAAGTGCCTCCTTTGCATGAAGGTCCTTTAGCACGACCAGCATATTTCTGACGACATACCACTTTGGGTTCCTGAGTCGTTTCACGGCCAAAGGGATCACCGCCGGTCCGCATTGGACGATCCATTCCAAAAGGCGTTTCCGTACCGACAAATTCTCTTCCGTCTCCAGAAGATCCAGAAGCATGGGAATCACGTCGGCGCCGGCCAGGTCTCTCATGTGGCCGAAAAGGTCGGCGATCCGCTCGTCTCCCTGTGCATGGTAGCTCTGAAGTAGGCGTGTGAGGACCTCCGGTTTAATGAAATTTTTTATTTCCTTTTGAAGAAACGAACGGCTTTCCGGATCGACCGATCCTATTTTTTGCGAAAGGAGAACCAGCGTTTCCTGCAGCACGGCGTGGGTCTTATCACCCAGTCCGTCCGTCAGCAAGCGATTCATATGCCGGATCAGGGTTTGGTACTCCGGTTGAGTGTGAATGGGCCCATCCAGGAGCTCAAGAATGACGAGGGCCAAGTGTTGATTGACCGCCTCCGGATCGACCGCGCTTATCTCGGGACAAGGAGAGGCTTGCTCGCCGGTATTTTTATGGGTCAGTTCCTGGTCCAGCAGGGACCGGTAAGACGAAGGATAATAGGCCCGATTCGCTCGATAGGTCAGGAGTTCCTGATACAGGTCTTGGCGGTTCCCCAGCTTTGAGGCGAGCATTTCTTCGACCCGTTGGTTTTCAGCCGAGAGAACGGTAAATTTATTCAGCAGACTCAACATCGGAGCGGAGATGTCCTGATTCGATAATTGGATCTGGTTCAACATTTCCAAGAGCGCGGGTTCGGGTAAGAAGTCCATCAACTCTTCCAACGGGGCTTCGCCGTTCTGCGTCTCCTCCACCGAGATACGAAAAATCTGTTCTCTCACATCGGGCTCAAGGTTGGACAGCAACGTGGATAACTCTTGATTGAGATGGGTCCGTTGCTCGGCCGTGAGGACGTGATTTTCGGCCTGCTTGTTCAGGTATTTCACAATGGTCCGTTCATAACTTTGTGATCCTTCGCCGTGTGCGCGGCAGAGCCGATTGATGAGTTCCGCAAGATGGTCCGGATCGGCTTCTTCCTCCGAATCGGTGTTGAGGATCTGCTGGTCGGCCTCGGGGTTTTCCTCCATTAATTGTCTTACCAGACCGCGCCACACTTCTTTTCCCTCTTGCTCTGTTTTTTCTTGCTTGGCCTGATCGCCGGTTTCCTTGTGGCCTTTTAGAGCCTCGCCGAAGCGGATCAATTTTACCTGGATGGACGGGGCTTCCTTATGCAACTGGGACACCATCCGTTCCCGTTGCTCCGGGACCTGTCCACGACCTTCCACAAGCAGTCTCAAAAATTGGAGGATCTCGTCTTTCGTGAGCCCCTTGAAAAAGGTTATCCCGGCCAGTCCAAACTGATTCAATCCCCGGGCCAGTTCATGGATCACTGGATTGCGGGTGGAGAGCGTGCTGCCCTGATAGAGAAGTTCGTGACGGGTGATACCAAACGTCACGACATCGACAAATTCGAAGAGAGCGTTGAAATGCTTCTCGAGGTTTTCTAAAAGACCGGGAACGATCGTATGTGAGAAGGAGTAGAGCGCCAGCTTTCGAATGGCCACCTGGAGCTCCATCAGGACGTTCACGATGTAGCGAGGATCGATGACCGGCACCGATCGGGAGGATTCTTCCAAGGGCGTACTTCCTTAATTTATAGGTTTATCTTGAATCTATGAATAAGGATAGCGGAAATACAGGTACAGTCAACTGGGACCATGTCTCAAGAATCAGTCAAAATGCGGCATTAGGAGATTCAGGCAATGGAATTTTTCGGAGACGGAGTGCCGAATTGACCGGAATGGACATGCGCCGTGACTTGGCCCCGGGAAAGCGAGGCGGCGGTTAGATCAATGCGCTGGGGCCGACCCTGTATCTGTACTGTGTCTGCCGCCTGTCCGGTCATCGTTTTTACGGCCCGGAAGTACGGGTTCTAATATTTTAAACGGGGCTCCGAGCGTCCGTTTCATGAGACCGGTCAGTTCTTTAGCGACCGCGTCGGGCGAAACGGCCGTTACTTCCGGTTGGTCGATGGAGCCTGTGATGCGAATCGGGATACTGATCAACGAGCCGGCCAGGATGTCTTTGAGCAATGGAATTCTCTTGATCACGACATCGGCCGTAGTGAACGGAGCGGCCAGCACTGTGAGATCCAGCGTCCTGTCTGATAGTCGAACGGAACCCCGTGCTGCGAGATTGACCACCGGACTGACGAAGACGGCTTCGTCGAATGACAGAGTGCCCTTCTTTAGGGTCCCGCGAATCGCCAGCGACTTGTACGGGATGCCGTCGCGTTCCGGGCCGGGGAATTTTCCTCGCAGGAGATCGGTGACGTTGAGGTACGTTAAGATCCGCACGACGACCGAATCCTGAAAGACGCGTCCATCCTTGGCCTTGATGGCTACGATTCCGTCGAGCGTGTCGAGCAGTGTCTGACCGAATCCCGATGCGCTCAGGGCGCCCGAAAGATTGAAGGTTCCCGCGATTCGGTGCTGCACGATCCCGAAGCATGCCAGCGTCGATTCCAGGTTCTGACCGTCGGCCGACGGCTTGATTGCGATCCGCGTTTCGGTGGCCGCGATCGTAATCAATCCCGGAAGATTCACGCCGCAGACCACCGCTTCATGCAGGGCGATGCGGAGGGGAGTGGATCCCACCGAGATCTCCAAGCGGACCGGGGCCGCGGTCCAGTGTCCGATCGTAAAGGAAGAGGCCGCCAGGAGGACGGTCGCTCGGGGAAGGATCGGCTCCCGCACGGACGGCGGCGACCCGTTACGGTTGGCGTCCGACGCGAACAGCCGGGCCAATGGCTCCCAATCCAATCCATCGGACGTCAGATTCAACAGCCATTGGTCGGGGGCGGCTGTGATCTGGCCGCGCACGGTGTGCGGCGTCGCGCTCAGCCTAACGACAACTGGATCCAGTGTCAGCGTTTTGTCTTCTGCTCGCAGGATGACATGGTCGATCAGCACAGGCACCCGAGTTTGAAACGGAAAAACAAGCCGCTCGCCCTCCAATCGGCCCTGCGCGGTGGAATCCCTGGGATGATCAAGCACGACTCGGGTTCGGAAATCACCTTTCAGCCAGCCGAACTCGACGCCCCGTCGTTCGAATAGACGACCCAGGGTCGCTTGCGCGAGATTTCCGGTAAAGGACAGGTCCAATACTTTGTGCCGAAAACTCAACGCGAGAAGCGCCTGCGAATCGTTGTCCCGCACACGCAACCCGTGGACGGTGAAATAATCCGGACCTCGTTCGAGGTTGAATGAAAGGGAAACATCATGCTGCAGGGAAGCCGAACCTTTGATCCGCGTTGATCCGCCGTATTGCCACAGCAGCCGGACCTGCGAGAGGAACACGGGGGCATGAATCACCCATTCCGCAGGCAGAGCAGCCGCGGTCCGAATCCATTGCACCGTGTCGTAACCCACGGTACCGGCCATGATAACCTCGGCCGCGGGTTCCGCCGACAGGCCGTCCTGGATTCGGCCGGAAACGTTGACGGCCGCGTCCAACATCCGCACCTGACTGTCTGAAAACGATATCATCCGCGGGCGAGCATCGAAGGACCCGATTCGAATTCGAACCGGGCCGGGACCTGTCGCGTCATCGGTAAGAACCGCCTCAACACTACCGGTGATCCGAAACGCCCGAGCCGTTTCGAACGCGTCCGAGCCCCCGGCGGGCGTTTCAATGGGCAAAAACACAATCCGGCCATCGACGTCCCGAAGCGTTAAGAGAATCTGGCGGTTCTGGTTTATGGTAAACCTACCGTGCTGGATTTGAATCTCCAGGCTCGGAATTTCGGAAGCCACCACGCCCAGCAGGGTCGCGATGGATTGTTCCTCCGGGGCGCCGGCAGGTGTTTCGGTTCCGTTCGGGGATGGCCTCGGGGGTTTCAGGGCCAGCGTGATCTCGGGGCGGTCGAGCCGGACATTCTCGACCCGAGGTTGTCCTCTGAGCAACGGCCACAGCTCGAAATTAATGTCGATGGATCTCAACGTTGCGGAGAAGCTCCCGGGAATCGAAATCGA contains:
- a CDS encoding AsmA-like C-terminal domain-containing protein; protein product: MSRSFKRIALWILISLILFPLLLAALQFFATRIINQDAIKNHIETTVSQKLGGELHYKDVRLSIFPRPRVVIRAPSISIPGSFSATLRSIDINFELWPLLRGQPRVENVRLDRPEITLALKPPRPSPNGTETPAGAPEEQSIATLLGVVASEIPSLEIQIQHGRFTINQNRQILLTLRDVDGRIVFLPIETPAGGSDAFETARAFRITGSVEAVLTDDATGPGPVRIRIGSFDARPRMISFSDSQVRMLDAAVNVSGRIQDGLSAEPAAEVIMAGTVGYDTVQWIRTAAALPAEWVIHAPVFLSQVRLLWQYGGSTRIKGSASLQHDVSLSFNLERGPDYFTVHGLRVRDNDSQALLALSFRHKVLDLSFTGNLAQATLGRLFERRGVEFGWLKGDFRTRVVLDHPRDSTAQGRLEGERLVFPFQTRVPVLIDHVILRAEDKTLTLDPVVVRLSATPHTVRGQITAAPDQWLLNLTSDGLDWEPLARLFASDANRNGSPPSVREPILPRATVLLAASSFTIGHWTAAPVRLEISVGSTPLRIALHEAVVCGVNLPGLITIAATETRIAIKPSADGQNLESTLACFGIVQHRIAGTFNLSGALSASGFGQTLLDTLDGIVAIKAKDGRVFQDSVVVRILTYLNVTDLLRGKFPGPERDGIPYKSLAIRGTLKKGTLSFDEAVFVSPVVNLAARGSVRLSDRTLDLTVLAAPFTTADVVIKRIPLLKDILAGSLISIPIRITGSIDQPEVTAVSPDAVAKELTGLMKRTLGAPFKILEPVLPGRKNDDRTGGRHSTDTGSAPAH